In Pseudomonas rhizosphaerae, one DNA window encodes the following:
- a CDS encoding ATP-binding cassette domain-containing protein, which yields MNNLKTLVAPAFIALLAVVCGVMAFTLDSYSLLVFTLCALAAVVGVGLNILIGLSGQISFGHIAFYAIGAYVSALLSMAGWTLWLALPMAGAVAGLIGALLAIPALRVSGPYLAMITIAFAFVVHHGLIEWRDVTGGSNGLMGIPLPEFAGLDPAILLALLAGALMIGALLFYRRLSQSGWGKAMRAVKTSEIAARSLGFNPVISKTLAFALSAALTGLAGGLLAPLLMFINPESFPFSQSILFVLAVIVGGSGMLFGPLIGAVLIVLVPELLSDFAEYRLLIFSLLLLIVLWIAPNGLLGALARRLIKPMRLLPPTSIDQARMAAHLRSRGPSSGLRVSDIGIRFGGVQAAQHVSLQAPAGSITSIIGPNGAGKTTVLNMISGFYAPDSGQIELQQPLAGLPAWKTARAGIARTYQTTLLFGEMSVLDNLLVAMQKGRLGLPFSRALETQRSLALDLLALVGYRGEVNIPAEDLPHVDRRLVEIARALATAPAVLLLDEPAAGLSRRDTDDLATLLRKLADFGLTVILVEHDMTLVMSVSEHLLVLDAGKPIASGPPSEIRQNPQVIAAYLGGTDYQATARAQPWAGSRDARLYVKDLVIDYGASAVVNKVNLLVNPGELVAILGANGAGKSSILQCLAGLHRASSGSILLDNENIEQTSASLIAAQGLALVPEGRQVFPYLSVRDNLLLGGYSRREAFDTEAEIEAILKRFPRLRDRIDNPAGLLSGGEQQMVAVGRGLMAKPKILLLDEPSLGLSPAMIGELYDALAALRDEGVTILLVDQMANLALQVADRAYVLETGTIVKTGSAAQLREDKDLAAAYLGEGVSA from the coding sequence ATGAACAACCTCAAAACCCTGGTCGCCCCAGCGTTCATCGCCTTGCTCGCTGTGGTCTGCGGCGTCATGGCGTTCACGCTCGACAGCTATTCGTTACTGGTTTTCACCCTCTGCGCCCTGGCGGCGGTGGTCGGCGTCGGCCTCAATATCCTGATCGGCCTGAGCGGACAGATTTCCTTCGGGCATATCGCGTTCTACGCGATAGGCGCCTATGTATCGGCACTCTTGAGCATGGCCGGATGGACGCTGTGGCTGGCCCTGCCAATGGCCGGTGCGGTGGCGGGTCTGATTGGCGCGCTGCTGGCGATTCCCGCGCTTCGGGTCAGCGGCCCTTACCTGGCGATGATCACCATCGCCTTTGCGTTCGTGGTGCATCACGGCTTGATCGAATGGCGGGACGTGACCGGAGGCTCCAACGGCTTGATGGGTATCCCGCTACCGGAGTTCGCCGGCCTGGATCCGGCGATCCTGCTCGCCCTGCTGGCCGGCGCGCTGATGATCGGCGCGCTGCTGTTCTATCGGCGCCTGAGCCAGAGCGGCTGGGGCAAGGCCATGCGTGCGGTGAAAACCTCGGAAATCGCGGCACGCTCGCTGGGCTTCAATCCGGTGATCAGCAAGACCCTGGCGTTCGCATTGTCCGCAGCGCTGACCGGGCTGGCAGGCGGTTTGCTCGCGCCATTGCTGATGTTCATCAACCCGGAATCCTTTCCCTTCTCCCAATCCATCCTGTTCGTTCTGGCCGTGATCGTGGGCGGCAGTGGCATGCTGTTCGGGCCGCTGATCGGCGCAGTGTTGATCGTGCTGGTACCGGAACTGCTCTCGGATTTCGCCGAATACCGGCTGCTGATCTTCTCCCTGCTCCTGCTCATCGTATTGTGGATCGCGCCCAACGGACTGCTGGGTGCCCTTGCGCGACGCCTGATCAAACCGATGCGCTTGCTGCCGCCGACGTCCATCGATCAAGCACGCATGGCCGCGCATCTGCGCAGCCGGGGCCCGTCCTCAGGGTTGCGGGTTTCCGATATCGGCATTCGCTTCGGTGGTGTGCAGGCCGCGCAACACGTCAGCCTGCAGGCACCCGCTGGCAGTATCACCAGCATCATCGGCCCCAACGGCGCGGGCAAAACCACCGTTCTGAATATGATCAGCGGATTCTACGCACCGGACAGCGGCCAGATCGAATTGCAGCAACCGCTGGCCGGCCTACCGGCCTGGAAAACCGCCAGGGCCGGCATCGCTCGTACTTACCAGACCACCTTGCTGTTCGGCGAAATGTCCGTACTCGACAACCTGTTGGTGGCGATGCAGAAGGGACGCCTGGGCCTGCCATTCAGCCGCGCCCTGGAAACACAACGCAGCCTGGCGCTGGATCTGCTGGCATTGGTGGGCTACCGCGGCGAGGTGAATATTCCCGCCGAAGATTTGCCTCACGTAGACCGTCGCCTGGTGGAAATAGCCCGGGCGCTGGCGACCGCACCGGCGGTATTGCTGCTGGATGAACCTGCGGCGGGCCTCAGTCGTCGCGACACCGACGACCTGGCGACACTGCTGCGCAAGCTGGCGGACTTCGGCCTCACGGTCATTCTGGTCGAGCACGACATGACGCTGGTCATGTCGGTGTCCGAGCATTTACTGGTGCTTGACGCTGGCAAGCCGATCGCCTCGGGACCGCCGTCTGAAATCCGCCAGAATCCGCAAGTGATCGCGGCCTATCTGGGCGGCACCGACTATCAGGCCACCGCGCGTGCCCAACCCTGGGCCGGTAGCCGCGATGCGCGCCTGTACGTCAAGGATCTGGTCATTGATTACGGCGCGTCCGCCGTGGTCAACAAGGTCAATCTGCTGGTCAATCCCGGCGAGCTGGTGGCCATTCTCGGCGCGAACGGCGCTGGCAAATCGAGCATTCTGCAATGCCTGGCCGGCCTGCATCGCGCCAGCAGCGGCAGCATCCTGCTCGACAACGAAAATATCGAGCAGACCAGCGCCAGCCTGATTGCCGCGCAGGGCCTGGCGCTGGTGCCCGAAGGCCGTCAGGTCTTTCCTTACCTGAGCGTGCGCGACAATTTGCTACTGGGCGGTTACTCACGCCGCGAAGCCTTCGATACCGAGGCTGAAATCGAGGCCATCCTCAAGCGCTTCCCTCGCCTGCGCGATCGCATCGACAACCCGGCCGGCCTGCTGTCCGGTGGTGAACAGCAAATGGTTGCCGTGGGTCGCGGCCTGATGGCGAAGCCGAAAATCCTGTTGCTCGACGAACCCTCCCTGGGCCTGTCGCCCGCCATGATCGGCGAGCTCTACGACGCGCTGGCTGCCCTGCGTGACGAGGGCGTGACCATTCTGCTGGTGGACCAGATGGCCAACCTGGCGCTGCAGGTGGCTGATCGTGCGTATGTGCTGGAAACCGGGACCATCGTGAAAACCGGCAGCGCCGCTCAATTGCGCGAAGACAAAGACTTGGCTGCGGCCTACCTGGGCGAAGGTGTCAGTGCATGA
- a CDS encoding nitroreductase family protein, whose translation MSANPRIADYAIHEQFINRWSPRAFEPVEIEQDTLLSFFEAARWAASAYNSQPWRFLYARRGTPNWERYLGLLNEFNRSWAQHSSAIVIIASKTTFTAPGATEESPALWHTFDTGSAWAHLALQASISGWHTHGMAGFDQDKTREELKVPAEYALHAAVAIGKLGDKATLAEYLQGRELPSPRLPLSQLVAEGDFTL comes from the coding sequence ATGAGCGCCAATCCCCGTATCGCCGACTATGCCATCCACGAGCAATTCATCAATCGTTGGTCGCCACGCGCGTTCGAACCGGTCGAGATCGAACAGGACACCCTGCTCAGCTTCTTCGAAGCCGCACGCTGGGCCGCCTCGGCCTACAATTCGCAACCTTGGCGCTTTCTCTACGCGCGTCGTGGCACGCCGAACTGGGAGCGTTACCTGGGCCTGCTCAATGAATTCAACCGCTCCTGGGCACAGCATTCGTCGGCGATCGTGATCATCGCCTCGAAAACCACCTTCACCGCGCCCGGCGCGACTGAAGAGTCGCCTGCACTGTGGCACACCTTCGACACCGGCTCGGCCTGGGCTCACCTGGCGCTGCAAGCCAGCATCAGCGGCTGGCACACCCATGGCATGGCCGGCTTCGACCAGGACAAGACCCGCGAAGAGCTGAAAGTCCCGGCTGAATACGCGCTGCACGCGGCCGTGGCCATCGGCAAGCTGGGCGACAAGGCTACCCTGGCCGAGTACCTGCAAGGCCGCGAGCTGCCCAGCCCGCGCCTGCCCCTGAGCCAGCTGGTTGCCGAAGGCGATTTCACGCTGTAA
- a CDS encoding YgaP family membrane protein codes for MSDSKTVDVIKSVTQPDYHNVKGWERAGSLLVGVVTIGKGLRRGGIFGLIQFAIGGAALARGWSGHCAAKSLAEKGRSDLEEIRNKIERAGEDLLNLKKNADSATDTATVTGEDPAVTPKV; via the coding sequence ATGAGCGACAGCAAAACCGTGGACGTCATCAAATCCGTTACCCAGCCCGACTACCATAACGTCAAGGGCTGGGAACGCGCCGGCTCGTTGCTGGTAGGCGTCGTCACCATCGGCAAGGGTCTGCGCCGCGGCGGTATTTTCGGCCTGATCCAGTTCGCCATCGGCGGCGCTGCCCTGGCTCGCGGTTGGAGCGGTCACTGCGCGGCCAAGTCGCTGGCCGAAAAAGGTCGCAGCGATCTGGAAGAGATCCGCAACAAGATCGAACGCGCCGGCGAAGATCTGCTGAACCTGAAGAAGAATGCCGATTCGGCCACTGACACTGCGACCGTGACCGGTGAAGATCCAGCTGTGACCCCCAAGGTCTAA
- a CDS encoding ABC transporter substrate-binding protein: MATWLPNLQRLLFPVAAAATLNLAMIHGAQAVEPPIKVGLVAALSGQSAKSGEALTRGLTMAINEVNASGGVLGRQLELVRRDDESNPSKGMLAARELVQREKVTVLFGGLDTPVSLAIVPLANQLKVPFMGIWAAGTKITENGATDNYVFRVSAVDELVDEALVQYGVDNGMKKPGMILINNPWGESNEAGFKRALEKRSLANAGVERIQDSDLDVVPQLTRLKNAGADTLLMVGNVGPSAQVVKSLDRMGWDVPVVSHWGPAGGRFGELAGPNASKVHFIQTYVFTEHNGAKGDALLAALKTAYPQIKTVADVTPAVGIANAYDALHLAAQAIEKAGTTQGPAVRDGFYAVTDYDGLIKHYKQPFSPSKHDALGPDDYIFTHFVNDQIVPLKPQE, translated from the coding sequence ATGGCCACCTGGCTTCCAAACCTGCAACGTCTGCTGTTCCCCGTGGCTGCGGCAGCCACGCTCAACCTGGCGATGATCCATGGCGCGCAAGCGGTCGAACCGCCGATCAAAGTCGGTTTGGTAGCCGCCCTTTCGGGCCAATCGGCCAAATCCGGGGAAGCCTTGACCCGCGGCCTGACCATGGCCATCAATGAGGTCAATGCCAGCGGCGGCGTGCTTGGCCGTCAGTTGGAGCTGGTGCGTCGAGATGATGAAAGCAACCCGTCCAAGGGGATGCTCGCCGCGCGCGAGCTGGTCCAGCGCGAGAAGGTCACCGTGCTGTTCGGCGGCCTGGACACGCCAGTTTCCCTGGCTATCGTTCCGCTGGCCAATCAGCTGAAAGTACCGTTCATGGGCATCTGGGCCGCGGGTACGAAAATCACCGAAAACGGTGCGACAGACAACTACGTGTTCCGGGTCTCTGCCGTCGATGAGCTGGTGGACGAGGCCCTGGTGCAATACGGGGTCGACAACGGCATGAAAAAGCCGGGCATGATCCTCATCAATAATCCCTGGGGCGAATCCAACGAGGCAGGTTTCAAACGCGCCTTGGAAAAACGCAGCCTGGCCAATGCCGGTGTCGAGCGCATTCAGGACAGCGATCTGGATGTGGTTCCGCAACTGACTCGCTTGAAAAACGCCGGTGCGGACACTCTGCTGATGGTGGGCAACGTGGGTCCTTCGGCTCAGGTGGTCAAATCCTTGGACCGCATGGGTTGGGACGTGCCTGTGGTTTCTCACTGGGGGCCGGCGGGTGGTCGTTTCGGCGAACTGGCGGGGCCGAATGCGTCCAAGGTCCATTTCATTCAGACCTACGTGTTCACGGAACACAACGGTGCCAAGGGCGATGCATTGCTGGCCGCATTGAAAACGGCCTACCCGCAGATCAAGACCGTGGCCGACGTCACCCCGGCAGTCGGCATCGCCAATGCGTACGACGCGCTGCATCTCGCCGCTCAAGCCATCGAAAAGGCCGGCACTACGCAAGGCCCCGCCGTGCGCGACGGTTTCTATGCGGTCACGGACTATGACGGCTTGATCAAGCACTACAAGCAGCCGTTCAGCCCATCCAAGCATGATGCCCTGGGCCCTGACGACTATATCTTCACCCATTTCGTCAACGACCAGATCGTGCCGCTCAAGCCTCAGGAGTAA
- a CDS encoding DUF465 domain-containing protein, with translation MPVKHNLFADLKLSKEEVENRAKSDDRLSQLLTEYHVSDADVVKAEDRAAADDEVKKLKEKRLLIKDKIVQQLG, from the coding sequence ATGCCGGTAAAGCACAATTTGTTCGCTGACCTGAAACTGAGCAAGGAAGAGGTCGAAAACCGCGCCAAGAGCGACGATCGACTCAGCCAGCTACTCACTGAATACCATGTCAGCGACGCCGACGTGGTCAAGGCCGAAGACCGCGCCGCGGCGGACGACGAGGTCAAGAAACTCAAGGAAAAACGCCTGCTGATCAAGGACAAGATCGTCCAGCAGTTGGGCTAG
- a CDS encoding branched-chain amino acid ABC transporter permease, with protein MFTAAVITGLGLGSMYALLALGFHLTYVVSRTVNFAQGSAMMVGAVLGYLFCINWGWPLWLGVPLTLILCAVYGLAIERYLVRPFHSRGSQAWLMATVAGGILVDNLALFTFGKEPRQFESHLVNLNVELFGSHISALQLLIPLAGAAVALALYLVRRYTRLGKVLEACVQNPRAAMLMGINVNRVVAIAFALSTVFAAVAGLLIAPLFSVNAEMGMLFGLKAFAVAILGGIGSAGGVFAAGLLFGLAEALITLYFGSAFTQIFTFALVILALAIRPNGLFGSRVLVKV; from the coding sequence ATGTTCACCGCCGCCGTTATCACCGGGCTCGGCCTGGGCAGCATGTACGCCTTGCTGGCATTGGGTTTTCACCTCACCTACGTCGTATCGCGCACCGTCAACTTTGCCCAGGGCAGCGCCATGATGGTCGGTGCGGTGCTCGGCTACCTGTTTTGCATCAATTGGGGCTGGCCACTGTGGCTGGGCGTGCCACTGACACTGATCCTCTGTGCCGTGTATGGCTTGGCGATCGAGCGCTACCTGGTGCGGCCCTTCCACAGCCGTGGTTCGCAGGCCTGGCTGATGGCAACGGTGGCGGGCGGGATTCTGGTGGACAATCTTGCGCTGTTTACCTTCGGCAAGGAACCTCGGCAGTTCGAGAGCCACTTGGTGAACCTGAATGTCGAGCTGTTCGGCAGCCACATCAGCGCCCTGCAGTTGTTGATTCCACTGGCAGGCGCGGCCGTCGCCCTGGCGCTGTATCTGGTGCGGCGTTACACCCGACTGGGCAAGGTACTGGAAGCCTGCGTGCAAAATCCGCGCGCCGCGATGCTGATGGGCATCAACGTCAATCGTGTGGTCGCCATCGCCTTTGCGTTGTCGACCGTCTTCGCGGCGGTGGCGGGCCTGTTGATTGCGCCACTGTTCAGCGTCAATGCGGAAATGGGCATGTTGTTCGGATTGAAAGCCTTTGCGGTGGCGATTCTCGGAGGCATCGGCAGCGCGGGCGGTGTGTTCGCCGCCGGATTGCTGTTCGGCTTGGCTGAGGCGTTGATCACCCTGTACTTCGGCTCTGCATTCACCCAGATATTCACGTTTGCGCTGGTCATTCTGGCGCTGGCGATTCGTCCTAACGGCCTGTTCGGCAGCCGGGTATTGGTGAAAGTATGA
- a CDS encoding YcgL domain-containing protein: protein MKRICSIYRSPRKSGMYLYVLKSDALERVPEGLLGVFGKPVHAFDLVLSPERALAQEDIHQVLEHLDTQGYHLQMPPAEDEYIEHLPEELLRRNDPI from the coding sequence ATGAAACGTATCTGCTCGATCTATCGCAGCCCGCGCAAGAGCGGGATGTACCTCTATGTGCTCAAGAGCGATGCGCTGGAACGCGTGCCCGAAGGCCTTCTGGGTGTGTTCGGCAAGCCTGTGCACGCTTTCGACCTGGTGCTCAGCCCGGAGCGCGCGCTGGCGCAGGAAGACATCCATCAGGTGCTGGAGCATCTGGATACCCAGGGCTACCATCTGCAGATGCCACCCGCCGAAGACGAGTACATCGAGCATCTTCCCGAAGAGCTGCTGCGCCGCAACGACCCCATCTGA
- a CDS encoding D-2-hydroxyacid dehydrogenase, whose translation MTRVLIAEHDYAVYAKLLGAAAPHLNVQTSGDPAELARLAADCPVWLGQPDLFVNLLRTGATPQWAQSTWAGIKPLLNDSLPQSYRLTRAVGIFGQVMAEYMLTYMLGHEREVLARLVSQVERKWDPRPGCSLAGRSVLIVGVGEIGQAVAKFLQPFGVTLNGVASSARTLAPFTEVAPLAELGRLVEQADYVINLLPDTPQTHDLFDAAMFKRFKPEALFINAGRGVAVVDADLVEALKEGHLAGAVIDVCRQEPLPVRHPFWTAWGLLLTGHSAAPTSPAAMVELFVENLQAWQDGTPLRGEVDFARGY comes from the coding sequence ATGACCCGCGTTCTGATCGCCGAACACGATTACGCCGTTTACGCCAAGTTGCTCGGCGCAGCTGCTCCTCATTTGAATGTACAGACCAGCGGCGATCCGGCCGAGCTGGCGCGGTTGGCGGCAGATTGCCCGGTGTGGCTCGGCCAGCCGGACCTTTTCGTCAACCTGTTGCGCACCGGCGCGACGCCGCAATGGGCACAGTCGACCTGGGCGGGCATAAAACCCCTGTTGAATGACAGTTTGCCTCAAAGCTATCGTCTGACCCGGGCCGTGGGCATCTTCGGTCAGGTCATGGCCGAGTACATGCTGACCTACATGCTGGGCCACGAGCGCGAAGTGCTGGCACGGCTGGTCAGCCAGGTCGAGCGCAAATGGGATCCGCGTCCCGGCTGTAGCCTCGCCGGGCGTAGCGTGCTGATTGTCGGCGTAGGCGAGATTGGCCAGGCGGTGGCGAAGTTCCTGCAACCCTTCGGTGTCACCCTCAATGGGGTGGCGAGCAGTGCAAGAACGCTGGCGCCTTTCACCGAAGTGGCACCGCTCGCTGAGCTCGGTCGCCTGGTGGAGCAGGCCGATTATGTCATCAACTTGCTGCCCGACACCCCACAGACCCACGATCTGTTCGACGCGGCGATGTTCAAGCGTTTCAAGCCCGAGGCGCTGTTCATCAACGCCGGACGCGGCGTGGCGGTGGTGGACGCCGATCTGGTGGAAGCGCTCAAGGAAGGGCACCTGGCCGGTGCGGTCATCGACGTCTGTCGGCAGGAGCCGCTGCCGGTCAGGCATCCCTTCTGGACCGCCTGGGGCTTGCTGCTCACCGGCCACAGCGCAGCGCCGACCTCGCCAGCGGCCATGGTCGAGCTGTTCGTCGAGAACCTGCAAGCGTGGCAGGACGGCACGCCACTGCGCGGTGAAGTGGATTTCGCTCGCGGCTATTGA
- a CDS encoding RNA methyltransferase has translation MANKRYSCIGLFNPKSPENVGSVMRAAGCYGVNSVFYTGKRYQRARDFVTDTKRVHYDIPLIGIDDLQKIIPLGCTPVAVELVDGARPLPEYTHPDRAIYIFGPEDGSLDQSVRDWCEDTIYIPTTGCMNLAATVNVVLYDRLAKGNNTRSGPKFK, from the coding sequence GTGGCCAACAAACGGTACAGCTGCATCGGGTTGTTCAACCCCAAATCCCCGGAAAACGTCGGCTCGGTGATGCGCGCCGCCGGTTGCTACGGGGTCAATTCGGTGTTCTACACCGGCAAGCGCTACCAGCGTGCGCGTGATTTCGTCACCGACACCAAGCGGGTTCACTACGACATCCCGCTCATCGGCATCGACGACCTGCAGAAGATCATCCCCCTGGGCTGCACGCCAGTGGCCGTGGAACTGGTCGACGGCGCACGCCCGCTGCCCGAGTACACTCACCCGGACCGCGCCATCTACATTTTCGGGCCCGAAGACGGCAGCCTCGACCAGAGCGTGCGCGACTGGTGCGAAGACACCATCTACATCCCCACCACCGGCTGCATGAACCTGGCGGCCACGGTCAACGTCGTGCTCTACGATCGACTTGCCAAGGGCAACAACACACGTTCTGGGCCCAAATTCAAATAA
- a CDS encoding nuclear transport factor 2 family protein: MIDMNKDVQIVSSFLEASMAPDPVRAATFMSEDVQITFTGGRVMPDPQAITAFNGSRYAWVKKALGDFDWMDRGDHTVVYSNGTLYGEWADGRSFSGNRYLDRFEVRNGKIVRMDVWNDSAEWLLTPEIAKA, from the coding sequence ATGATCGACATGAACAAAGACGTACAGATTGTTAGCAGTTTCCTCGAAGCCTCGATGGCCCCGGATCCGGTCCGCGCCGCGACGTTCATGAGCGAGGATGTGCAGATCACCTTTACCGGCGGACGGGTGATGCCCGATCCCCAGGCAATCACTGCGTTCAACGGTTCACGTTATGCGTGGGTCAAGAAGGCCCTGGGTGATTTCGACTGGATGGATCGTGGCGATCACACCGTGGTGTATTCAAACGGAACGCTTTATGGCGAATGGGCTGATGGCCGCAGTTTCTCGGGCAACCGTTATCTGGATCGGTTCGAGGTGCGTAATGGCAAGATAGTCCGTATGGACGTCTGGAATGACAGTGCCGAATGGCTGCTGACGCCAGAAATTGCCAAGGCCTGA
- a CDS encoding YajD family HNH nuclease, giving the protein MSSSTPHTAKLDRILADAQRERESGYRDKALRMYPHVCGRCAREFAGKRLSELTVHHRDHNHDNNPQDGSNWELLCLYCHDNEHSRYTDQQYYAEGSTSSPTIAKATHNPFAALAGLMKKD; this is encoded by the coding sequence ATGAGTTCGTCCACACCCCATACCGCCAAGCTCGATCGCATTCTGGCCGATGCCCAGCGCGAACGCGAAAGCGGCTACCGCGACAAGGCCCTGCGCATGTACCCCCACGTGTGCGGCCGCTGCGCCCGCGAGTTCGCCGGCAAGCGCCTGAGCGAGCTGACCGTGCACCACCGCGACCACAACCACGACAACAACCCCCAGGACGGCTCCAACTGGGAATTGCTGTGCCTGTACTGCCACGACAACGAACATTCGCGCTACACCGACCAGCAGTACTACGCCGAAGGTTCGACCAGCAGCCCGACCATCGCCAAGGCGACCCACAACCCCTTCGCGGCCCTGGCCGGATTGATGAAAAAAGATTGA
- the rnd gene encoding ribonuclease D: MAIDIHWIRDDASLAEHCAHWQRLPYVALDTEFMRVDTFYPIAGLLQIGDGASAFLIDPLSITQWQPLTQLLENPAVIKVLHACSEDLEVLLRLTGSLPAPLFDTQLAAAYLNLGFSMGYSRLVQEVLGIELPKGETRSDWLQRPLSETQVSYAAEDAVHLAEVFEKLRPQLSEDKYAWVLEDGAELVAQLRREVNPDELYRDAKLAWKLSRAQLAVMRELCAWREREARARDLPRNRIVREQSLWPLAKLQPDNLQTLAKIEDMHPRTVRQDGEQILELIKTGASVPPEQWPAALPEPLPIESSAVLKQLRAIGQREAERLNMAPELMLRKKTLEALLKTGYPDGPYQLPDSLRGWRRERMGQALLDSLATAGDQP; encoded by the coding sequence GTGGCCATCGATATTCACTGGATTCGCGACGATGCCAGCCTAGCTGAGCATTGCGCCCACTGGCAGCGCCTGCCGTACGTCGCCCTCGACACCGAATTCATGCGGGTCGACACCTTCTACCCGATTGCCGGGCTGTTGCAGATCGGTGACGGCGCCAGCGCCTTTCTGATCGACCCTTTGTCGATCACCCAATGGCAACCGCTGACGCAGTTGCTGGAAAACCCTGCGGTGATCAAGGTGCTGCACGCCTGCAGCGAAGATCTGGAAGTGTTGCTCCGGCTGACCGGCAGCCTGCCGGCGCCGCTGTTCGACACTCAACTGGCGGCGGCGTACCTCAACCTGGGGTTCTCCATGGGTTACTCGCGTCTGGTGCAGGAAGTGCTGGGCATCGAGTTGCCCAAGGGCGAGACCCGTTCGGACTGGCTGCAGCGCCCGTTGTCCGAGACCCAGGTCAGCTATGCCGCCGAAGATGCCGTGCACCTGGCCGAAGTGTTCGAAAAGCTGCGCCCGCAGTTGTCGGAAGACAAGTATGCGTGGGTGCTGGAAGACGGCGCCGAATTGGTTGCCCAGCTGCGCCGAGAAGTGAACCCGGACGAGTTGTACCGCGACGCCAAGCTGGCCTGGAAGCTGTCCCGCGCGCAATTGGCGGTGATGCGCGAGTTGTGCGCCTGGCGCGAGCGAGAGGCGCGTGCGCGCGACCTGCCACGCAACCGCATCGTGCGTGAGCAGTCGCTGTGGCCGCTGGCCAAGCTGCAGCCGGACAACCTGCAGACCCTGGCCAAGATCGAAGACATGCATCCACGCACCGTTCGCCAGGATGGCGAGCAGATTCTGGAGTTGATCAAGACCGGCGCCAGCGTCCCGCCCGAGCAGTGGCCGGCGGCGCTGCCCGAGCCTCTGCCCATTGAAAGCTCGGCGGTGCTCAAGCAGTTGCGCGCCATCGGCCAGCGTGAGGCCGAGCGCCTGAACATGGCGCCTGAGCTGATGCTGCGCAAGAAAACCCTCGAAGCGTTGCTCAAGACCGGCTACCCCGATGGCCCCTATCAATTGCCCGATTCGCTGCGTGGATGGCGACGCGAGCGCATGGGGCAGGCCTTGCTCGACAGCCTGGCCACCGCTGGAGACCAGCCATGA
- a CDS encoding YcgN family cysteine cluster protein, with amino-acid sequence MAAIVEPFWMRKTLEQLDPLEWESLCDGCGLCCLQKLEDEDDESVYYTRVACKMLDLKTCQCSDYPRRKLEVPDCIQLTPGQADQFKWLPPTCGYRLVSQGQDLPLWHHLVCGDREQVHKQRISQSGKMVSEKDVNEDDWEDYLIFRAG; translated from the coding sequence ATGGCCGCCATCGTCGAACCCTTCTGGATGCGCAAGACGCTCGAGCAACTCGATCCGCTCGAGTGGGAGTCCTTGTGCGACGGGTGCGGCTTGTGCTGCCTGCAGAAGCTCGAGGACGAGGATGACGAGAGCGTCTACTACACCCGCGTGGCGTGCAAGATGCTGGACCTCAAGACCTGCCAGTGCAGTGATTACCCACGGCGCAAGCTCGAAGTGCCCGACTGCATCCAGCTGACGCCGGGCCAGGCTGACCAGTTCAAGTGGCTGCCGCCCACCTGCGGCTACCGCCTGGTCAGCCAGGGGCAGGACTTGCCGCTGTGGCATCATCTGGTCTGCGGTGATCGCGAACAGGTGCACAAACAGCGTATTTCGCAGTCTGGAAAAATGGTCAGCGAGAAGGATGTGAACGAAGACGACTGGGAAGACTATCTGATCTTTCGGGCGGGCTGA